Proteins encoded in a region of the Tautonia rosea genome:
- a CDS encoding DUF418 domain-containing protein, translating to MATHDPTASDRSDALGDPAPGDDLLAPVAPTPATEPPLVPSQAEPVGKAERLAAVDVLRGVALLGILAMNIVSFAWPFSAYDNPDLSGGPGLLNRSAWMVNQLLFSGKMMTLFSMLFGAGLVLMADRAERRGTAFAWVYYRRVLWLLVIGLIHAYFIWSGDILVAYALCGLVLFLFRSMSPGRLFALGTVLFIGSSLLFSILGLGIGAMRAMAETTSASVGTSEPGRAELAEAWEEMGAFFEPTEEQFAEQLTAYRGSYWEVFPHRAQESIGFQAFFLPLFIWGIAGRMLVGMAFMKWGAFSAERSTRFYGVMALIAYGIGLPLTIVGGLDLWATDFDVVRGMIFGSSLTQLATLPVALGHAAVVMLVVKSGVLPRLTARLAAVGRMALTNYLTQSIVGTLLFYGYGFGLFGTLDRPTLWLIVLAIWAIQLWYSPLWLARFRFGPAEWLWRSLTYLKFQPMRAAKA from the coding sequence ATGGCAACACACGATCCGACTGCTTCCGATCGGTCTGATGCTCTCGGCGATCCTGCGCCGGGGGATGATCTGCTCGCGCCGGTGGCACCGACCCCGGCAACGGAACCCCCTCTTGTGCCGTCTCAGGCCGAACCGGTCGGCAAGGCTGAACGGCTGGCGGCCGTGGATGTGCTGCGGGGGGTAGCCTTGCTCGGCATCCTGGCGATGAATATCGTCAGCTTCGCCTGGCCCTTCTCGGCCTACGACAATCCGGATCTGAGCGGAGGGCCAGGGCTGCTCAACCGATCGGCCTGGATGGTCAATCAACTGCTGTTCTCCGGCAAGATGATGACCCTCTTCTCGATGCTCTTTGGGGCCGGCCTGGTGTTGATGGCCGACCGAGCCGAGCGGCGTGGGACGGCGTTCGCCTGGGTCTATTACCGTCGGGTGCTCTGGCTGCTGGTGATCGGGCTGATCCACGCGTACTTCATCTGGTCGGGCGACATCCTGGTCGCTTACGCCCTGTGCGGCCTCGTGCTGTTCCTGTTCCGATCGATGAGCCCCGGTCGGCTGTTTGCCCTGGGGACGGTCTTGTTCATCGGCTCAAGCCTGTTGTTTTCGATCCTGGGTCTGGGGATCGGTGCGATGCGAGCGATGGCGGAGACGACGTCGGCCAGCGTCGGCACCTCCGAACCGGGCCGAGCCGAACTGGCCGAGGCCTGGGAGGAAATGGGTGCCTTCTTCGAACCGACCGAGGAGCAGTTTGCCGAGCAACTGACCGCCTACCGCGGGAGTTACTGGGAGGTCTTCCCCCACCGGGCACAGGAGTCGATCGGATTCCAGGCGTTTTTTCTTCCCCTGTTCATCTGGGGCATCGCCGGTCGCATGCTCGTGGGAATGGCCTTCATGAAATGGGGGGCCTTCTCGGCAGAACGATCGACCCGGTTCTATGGGGTCATGGCTCTGATCGCCTACGGGATCGGCCTGCCGTTGACAATTGTGGGAGGGCTGGATCTCTGGGCGACTGATTTCGATGTGGTTCGGGGGATGATCTTCGGGTCGTCGTTGACCCAGCTAGCCACCTTGCCGGTGGCGCTGGGTCACGCGGCGGTGGTGATGCTGGTGGTCAAGTCGGGCGTGTTGCCGCGACTGACGGCCCGGCTGGCCGCGGTCGGCCGGATGGCCCTGACGAACTATCTGACGCAGAGCATCGTCGGCACGTTGCTGTTTTACGGCTACGGATTCGGCCTGTTCGGCACGCTCGATCGGCCGACGCTCTGGCTGATTGTACTGGCGATCTGGGCGATTCAGCTCTGGTACAGTCCACTCTGGCTCGCTCGGTTCCGCTTCGGCCCGGCGGAGTGGCTCTGGCGATCGTTGACCTATCTGAAGTTCCAGCCCATGCGAGCCG
- a CDS encoding 6-phosphogluconolactonase: MSLPAPPTPIAEWTVDRLRVRVFEDRARLGRAAAAGVAEAIAARHQAAKMANIIFAAAPSQDEFLTALLGIDAIDWSRVVGFHMDEYLGLSPDHPASFRRYLHEHIFRMAGLPDDRLRLIPGEQTDRPLRTCLEYEDALRSEPPDIVCAGIGENGHLAFNDPPVADFLDPVLIKVVRLDHSCRVQQVNDGCFAELDDVPTHAYTLTVPALLSAPVLSVVVPGPRKADAVLATLKGPISEACPASALRQHEGATLLLDRESARLVL; encoded by the coding sequence ATGTCCCTGCCGGCCCCCCCCACGCCGATCGCCGAATGGACCGTCGACCGCCTCCGCGTTCGGGTCTTTGAAGACCGAGCCCGCCTGGGACGGGCCGCCGCGGCCGGGGTGGCCGAGGCCATTGCGGCCCGCCATCAGGCCGCCAAAATGGCCAACATCATCTTCGCCGCCGCCCCGAGCCAGGACGAATTCCTGACAGCTTTGCTGGGGATCGACGCGATTGACTGGTCACGCGTCGTCGGCTTTCACATGGATGAATATCTGGGTTTGTCTCCGGATCATCCGGCAAGCTTCCGTCGCTACTTGCATGAGCACATTTTTCGGATGGCAGGCTTGCCGGATGATCGGCTCCGCCTGATCCCGGGTGAGCAGACCGACCGCCCCCTGCGGACCTGCCTGGAATATGAGGATGCGTTGCGGTCCGAACCGCCGGATATCGTCTGTGCCGGGATCGGGGAAAACGGGCACCTGGCCTTCAACGATCCGCCCGTCGCCGACTTTCTGGACCCGGTCCTGATCAAGGTGGTCCGGCTTGATCACTCGTGCCGCGTGCAGCAGGTCAACGACGGCTGCTTCGCCGAGCTGGATGACGTTCCGACACACGCCTACACCCTGACCGTGCCTGCCCTGCTCTCGGCGCCGGTTCTTTCGGTGGTCGTGCCTGGCCCTCGCAAGGCCGATGCGGTGCTGGCCACGCTGAAGGGACCGATCTCGGAAGCCTGCCCGGCCTCGGCCCTGCGACAGCACGAGGGAGCAACCTTATTGCTCGATCGAGAGTCGGCCCGCCTGGTACTCTGA
- a CDS encoding PepSY-associated TM helix domain-containing protein, whose translation MSKSSPLPSNTAASGPSDEDLEPDTAERSDRGTRRRSRRPLGNRVAAVARWLHIYLSMFGLASVLFFSVTGLTLNHPDWFFANVEHLDEAEGTLERSWLNDLDSATTDQAEDQVDQLRVVEYLRLEHDVKGALTEFFVDEYECFVTFKGPGYSADARIDRETGEYFLTESTLGLVAVLNDLHKGRDTGPVWSVAIDVSAVVLTVISLSGLILLFYLRLRRNPGLVVAVIGGVVIVAVVLLGIP comes from the coding sequence ATGTCGAAATCAAGTCCGCTTCCGTCGAATACCGCCGCGTCGGGTCCGAGTGACGAGGATCTGGAACCGGACACGGCGGAACGTTCCGATCGGGGAACGCGCAGGCGATCGAGGCGGCCGCTCGGGAATCGGGTGGCGGCCGTTGCGCGATGGCTGCACATTTATTTGTCGATGTTCGGCCTGGCCTCGGTCTTGTTCTTCAGTGTGACCGGTCTGACGCTGAACCATCCCGACTGGTTCTTCGCCAACGTCGAGCATCTGGATGAAGCCGAGGGAACGCTGGAGCGATCGTGGCTCAACGATCTTGACTCGGCGACGACGGACCAGGCAGAGGATCAGGTCGATCAGCTCAGGGTGGTCGAGTACCTGCGGCTGGAGCACGACGTGAAGGGGGCGTTGACCGAGTTTTTCGTGGATGAATATGAATGCTTCGTCACATTCAAAGGCCCCGGCTATTCCGCCGATGCTCGGATTGATCGAGAGACAGGCGAGTACTTTCTGACGGAAAGCACGCTCGGCCTGGTGGCTGTACTGAACGACCTACACAAGGGTAGGGATACAGGGCCGGTCTGGTCGGTGGCGATCGACGTTTCGGCGGTGGTGCTGACGGTGATCTCGCTCTCGGGCTTAATCTTGCTCTTTTATCTCAGATTGAGGCGCAACCCGGGACTGGTGGTCGCGGTGATTGGCGGGGTGGTGATCGTGGCGGTGGTGCTGCTGGGTATCCCCTGA
- a CDS encoding DUF2271 domain-containing protein: MHSDFWILPALLLMGTLFAPLASADEFGFFHEEVMGTALELRVQADNEAAARGAEARVLAEIDRLSAILSSYDPSSRLSQWMNDPGEISNIPTELFEVLRGADHWRETTGGAFDPRVAVFGKLWNASAERGRTPTGNELAKARRLASANAWRLDLKAQTAERIGQTPISLDGIAKGFIIERACAEGLDPNRGVHGLLLNVGGDLRVVGNGFGTIGLAPPKGDSEASEPFTFLEVRNRSVATSGAAHRGWMIDGRWHSHIIDPRSGRPVEAVASASVVAPSGSDADALATALNVLPIAEGLRLVNALAEVECLIVARDGTIHRSDGWGDLERSRPSAPFLADAREPAAVPTESSPISEPRGVWGESFELVVRFEINRPEVEQRRYRRPYVVVYIEDETGHVVRHLLMWVSMSGSGPDQWLPDLLRWYRSDAGRTRIERRNKAYAIGRSTRPPGEYRISWNGKDDKGQPLPEGSYTVFVEAAREHGTHQVIRMPVSIADEPFAEDYEGNVEIKSASVEYRRVGSE; encoded by the coding sequence ATGCATTCTGATTTCTGGATTCTTCCGGCGTTGCTACTCATGGGAACTCTCTTCGCCCCCCTCGCCAGCGCTGACGAGTTCGGGTTCTTTCACGAGGAGGTGATGGGTACGGCGCTGGAGCTTCGCGTCCAGGCCGACAACGAAGCAGCTGCCCGGGGGGCTGAGGCTCGCGTTCTGGCCGAAATTGACCGCCTCTCGGCCATTCTCAGCAGTTACGATCCATCAAGTCGTCTCAGTCAGTGGATGAATGATCCGGGCGAGATCTCGAATATTCCAACCGAACTGTTCGAGGTGCTCCGCGGTGCCGATCACTGGAGAGAGACGACCGGTGGTGCCTTCGACCCGAGGGTGGCCGTGTTCGGCAAGCTCTGGAATGCAAGCGCCGAACGAGGCCGAACGCCAACGGGTAACGAGTTGGCGAAGGCAAGACGACTGGCTTCGGCCAATGCCTGGAGGCTCGATCTCAAGGCTCAGACCGCCGAACGGATCGGCCAGACGCCGATCAGCCTGGACGGCATCGCCAAGGGATTCATCATTGAGCGGGCCTGTGCCGAGGGACTCGACCCGAACCGGGGAGTTCACGGGCTCTTGCTGAACGTGGGTGGGGACTTGCGGGTTGTCGGTAACGGGTTCGGCACGATCGGGCTCGCTCCGCCAAAGGGGGATTCGGAGGCGAGCGAGCCGTTCACGTTTCTGGAAGTCCGGAATCGCTCGGTTGCCACGAGCGGCGCAGCTCATCGCGGCTGGATGATCGATGGCCGCTGGCATTCTCACATCATTGATCCCCGAAGCGGCCGACCGGTCGAAGCCGTGGCCTCGGCTTCCGTGGTCGCTCCGAGCGGAAGCGATGCCGACGCCCTAGCCACGGCGCTCAACGTCTTGCCGATTGCGGAGGGACTTCGCCTGGTCAACGCCCTGGCGGAGGTCGAGTGCCTGATTGTCGCCCGCGACGGCACGATCCACCGCAGTGACGGCTGGGGCGATCTGGAACGGTCGAGGCCGTCGGCCCCGTTCCTGGCCGATGCCCGGGAACCGGCTGCGGTGCCGACAGAGTCCAGCCCGATTTCCGAGCCTCGGGGAGTCTGGGGAGAGTCGTTCGAGCTGGTCGTTCGGTTCGAGATCAACCGGCCCGAGGTCGAGCAACGGCGCTATCGGCGGCCCTACGTGGTGGTCTATATCGAGGACGAAACCGGGCACGTGGTTCGGCACTTGTTGATGTGGGTGTCGATGTCCGGTTCGGGACCGGATCAGTGGTTGCCCGACCTCTTGCGTTGGTACCGAAGCGACGCCGGCCGCACCCGAATCGAGCGGCGGAACAAGGCGTATGCGATCGGCCGATCGACCCGCCCACCCGGTGAATACCGCATCAGCTGGAACGGGAAGGACGACAAGGGCCAGCCCTTACCGGAAGGGTCGTACACGGTCTTTGTCGAGGCTGCTCGCGAGCACGGAACCCATCAGGTGATTCGCATGCCGGTTTCGATCGCCGACGAACCGTTTGCCGAGGATTACGAAGGGAATGTCGAAATCAAGTCCGCTTCCGTCGAATACCGCCGCGTCGGGTCCGAGTGA
- a CDS encoding tetratricopeptide repeat protein yields the protein MSHSHRTMPASRLCSSWSRAAGWSLLGSLALILAGTGCSGNGTLGQDVAAAIASGQLDEAQQLVDGWLSRRSNDPEALAWAARVALAQDRPTEAFEFARRAQQQGLDRSALRDVEGVALARAGRMAEAEPLLRAHLAATDRPDPVACQALAEIGMATFRFGAAREALARWRRDAPDDPEPWLMEAEISERIGDEYTVIASHYREALKRDPTLDGVLLRLAETIRRSGNYAEAVESFNAYLERHPDDPDALAWAGLNQLGMGEVEAAEGLLQQALEQDADHLEAIKGLARLYQQTGRIAEALDQFNRAAELEPEQADIPYQQSLLLARLGRREEAEQMRERSEQLRAQSAEIERLRDALVRDPNNAELQYETARWLIEHGHAEEGVRWAEKAIATVPGHRPSCLLLAEYYEGTDQPDLASFYRFNAAPADR from the coding sequence ATGAGTCACTCGCACCGGACGATGCCCGCGTCCCGACTGTGTTCTTCCTGGTCCCGGGCCGCCGGTTGGTCGCTTCTCGGATCCTTGGCCCTGATCCTTGCGGGGACCGGTTGCTCGGGTAACGGGACGCTCGGGCAAGACGTGGCGGCGGCGATCGCGTCGGGTCAGCTTGACGAGGCTCAGCAACTCGTCGATGGATGGCTTTCACGGCGTTCCAATGACCCTGAAGCCCTCGCCTGGGCTGCCCGTGTTGCCCTGGCCCAGGATCGACCGACCGAGGCGTTCGAGTTCGCTCGGCGCGCCCAGCAGCAGGGGCTCGATCGGTCAGCCCTGCGCGATGTCGAGGGAGTGGCCCTCGCCCGAGCCGGTCGCATGGCCGAGGCCGAGCCGCTGCTTCGTGCTCACCTGGCCGCCACCGATCGCCCCGACCCGGTCGCTTGCCAGGCCCTCGCCGAGATCGGCATGGCCACCTTCCGATTCGGAGCCGCCCGAGAGGCCCTCGCCCGATGGCGACGCGATGCCCCCGACGACCCCGAACCCTGGTTGATGGAAGCGGAAATCTCCGAACGCATCGGCGATGAGTACACGGTCATCGCCTCGCATTACCGCGAGGCCCTGAAACGCGACCCGACCCTCGATGGTGTGTTGCTCCGCCTGGCCGAAACCATTCGCCGCTCCGGCAACTACGCGGAGGCGGTCGAATCCTTTAACGCCTACCTCGAGCGCCACCCCGACGACCCGGACGCCCTCGCCTGGGCCGGTCTGAACCAGCTGGGTATGGGGGAGGTTGAGGCCGCCGAGGGCTTGCTCCAGCAGGCCCTGGAGCAGGATGCCGACCACCTGGAGGCCATCAAGGGACTCGCCCGGCTGTACCAGCAAACCGGCCGCATTGCCGAGGCCCTCGATCAGTTCAATCGGGCCGCCGAGCTGGAGCCCGAGCAGGCGGACATCCCCTATCAGCAATCGTTGTTGCTCGCCCGGCTCGGACGCCGGGAAGAAGCCGAGCAAATGCGCGAGCGGTCCGAACAACTTCGCGCCCAGTCGGCCGAGATCGAACGCCTACGCGATGCCCTCGTGCGCGATCCAAACAATGCCGAGCTCCAGTACGAAACCGCTCGCTGGTTGATCGAGCACGGTCACGCCGAAGAAGGCGTTCGCTGGGCCGAGAAGGCGATCGCCACGGTTCCGGGCCATCGTCCTTCTTGCCTGCTGCTTGCCGAGTATTACGAAGGGACCGATCAACCCGACCTGGCCAGCTTCTACCGCTTCAACGCCGCTCCGGCCGATCGGTAA
- a CDS encoding DUF1559 domain-containing protein, whose translation MKVSARRRLGFTLIELLVVIAIIGVLIALLLPAVQSAREAARRAQCVNNLKQIGIALHNYHDQVNAFPPGAIADESRGSIWAGNSQMSTLSWRALILPQMEGTNQYNALNFDVHGSNTGAGAGAWFTAWVTVNNTWLCPSDGENNGGLRERETITGQWPNGSGPINPATGAPPTVVPVSNYPGSFGDNYCIGGLTPPGGPWETPVGTVLAPGAPRIGWAGFWGTNFNETLSARGPGRLRGFFSYRNSGIGPVNLASVRDGTSNTIIVGETLPYQVADSNFYMNNGSTFGTTVPINWKTPEAPAVQFGSPNWRSRFSYASKGAKSEHPGGANFLFADGSVKFLKESINIVVYCALGSRNGGEVVSADQY comes from the coding sequence ATGAAGGTCAGCGCTCGCAGACGCCTCGGTTTCACCTTGATCGAACTCTTGGTGGTCATCGCCATTATCGGTGTCTTGATCGCGTTGCTGCTTCCTGCCGTTCAGAGTGCTCGCGAAGCGGCCCGACGGGCCCAGTGCGTGAACAACCTGAAGCAGATCGGCATCGCTCTGCACAACTACCACGACCAGGTCAACGCGTTCCCTCCCGGCGCGATTGCCGACGAAAGCCGGGGTAGCATCTGGGCCGGCAACTCCCAGATGAGCACCCTGAGCTGGCGGGCCTTGATCCTGCCGCAGATGGAAGGGACCAACCAGTACAACGCCCTGAACTTCGACGTGCACGGCAGCAACACCGGCGCCGGTGCCGGTGCGTGGTTCACGGCGTGGGTGACGGTCAACAATACCTGGCTCTGCCCCTCGGACGGCGAGAACAACGGCGGCCTCCGAGAGCGTGAAACCATCACCGGCCAGTGGCCCAACGGCTCTGGCCCGATCAACCCGGCGACCGGCGCTCCGCCGACCGTCGTTCCCGTGTCGAACTACCCGGGCAGCTTCGGCGACAACTACTGCATCGGCGGCCTGACCCCTCCGGGCGGCCCCTGGGAAACCCCGGTCGGCACGGTGCTGGCTCCGGGAGCGCCCCGCATTGGTTGGGCGGGTTTCTGGGGTACGAACTTCAACGAGACCCTCTCGGCGCGTGGTCCAGGCCGGCTCCGTGGGTTCTTCTCGTACCGCAACTCGGGTATCGGCCCGGTGAACCTGGCCAGCGTGCGAGACGGCACGAGCAACACCATCATCGTGGGCGAGACGCTGCCGTATCAGGTTGCTGACAGCAACTTCTACATGAACAACGGCAGCACCTTCGGCACCACGGTTCCGATCAACTGGAAGACGCCGGAAGCCCCGGCCGTCCAGTTCGGCTCGCCCAACTGGCGGAGCCGGTTCAGCTATGCGAGCAAGGGAGCCAAGAGCGAACACCCGGGCGGTGCGAACTTCCTGTTCGCTGACGGCTCGGTGAAGTTCCTCAAGGAGAGCATCAATATCGTCGTCTACTGTGCCCTCGGCAGCCGAAACGGCGGCGAGGTCGTCAGCGCCGACCAGTATTGA